One stretch of Lucilia cuprina isolate Lc7/37 chromosome 6, ASM2204524v1, whole genome shotgun sequence DNA includes these proteins:
- the LOC111687128 gene encoding SAM50-like protein CG7639 → MVAGQKSSPREPKFDLSKVSARVDRVNVSGLMRTHNDYVMKAAESLFKAKNFQELMVESMHAKSYLHELGIFKDVSVHIDISRGENASPNGYEVTFKGKELSRIVGSVGTEVGQNEGSLRTELTVPNLFGRGESISLQGSYSSKRANDIQLKFWKSYFHTRLVDNRPEVSFSLFRHIDRMDVSNFKNTSLGCLAEFAVNTLKPIELTHSLQYEASVREVSLLMKNVPMAIREHCGPKLASLLRYSVIFDQRDNPVFPTQGLMIKSINEYCGLGGNVAYVSNNTHAEVSVPLFGGLVAQVCGRVGIIKETKQTTVLPINNLYYCGGPLTLRGFKYGGAGPVVEGTPIGAQTYWSTGFHLWAPLPFNKVFKGLADNFRTHLFYNVGNFNTFTTENLRTAAGIGVAFKLAERARIELNYCVPLRKCAGDRVENGFQFGIGYEFV, encoded by the exons G gccCGTGTGGATCGTGTTAATGTTAGTGGTTTAATGCGCACGCACAACGATTATGTAATGAAAGCGGCCGAAAGCCTGTTTAAGgctaaaaattttcaagaattaATGGTGGAATCTATGCA cGCAAAATCTTATTTACACGAATTGGGCATTTTTAAAGATGTCAGCGTTCATATAGATATAAGTCGTGGTGAAAATGCCTCCCCTAATGGCTATGAGGTTACCTTTAAAGGCAAAGAACTATCACGTATTGTGGGCTCGGTGGGTACTGAAGTGGGTCAAAATGAAGGATCTTTGCGTACAGAATTGACGGTACCTAATTTGTTTGGTCGTGGTGAAAGTATTTCATTACAAGGTTCCTATAGCAGTAAACGAGCGAATGATATACAATTGAAATTTTGGAAATCATATTTCCATACACGTCTAGTGGATAATAGACCAGA AGTATCCTTTTCATTGTTCCGTCATATTGATCGTATGGATGTTagtaatttcaaaaatacaagTTTGGGCTGCTTGGCTGAGTTTGCTGTTAACACCCTAAAGCCTATAGAG ttaaCCCACTCCCTACAATATGAGGCCTCGGTACGAGAAGTATCTTTACTTATGAAAAATGTACCCATGGCTATACGAGAACATTGCGGACCAAAATTAGCTTCCCTTCTGCGTTATTCGGTAATCTTCGATCAACGTGACAATCCTGTTTTTCCTACACAAGGTCTAATGATAAAATCTATCAATGAATATTGTGGTTTGGGTGGTAATGTGGCATATGTTAGTAATAATACACATGCCGAGGTTAGTGTGCCTTTATTTGGTGGCCTAGTGGCTCAAGTATGTGGACGTGTGGGTATTATTAAGGAAACAAAACAAACCACAGTATTGCCCATTAACAATTTATACTATTGTGGAGGACCTTTGACTTTAAGAGGTTTTAAATATGGTGGTGCGGGGCCGGTAGTAGAGGGTACACCAATAGGAGCACAG aCTTATTGGTCAACGGGCTTTCATTTATGGGCACCTTTACcttttaataaagtatttaaaggTTTGGCTGATAATTTCCGTacacatttgttttataatgtaggaaatttcaatacatttaccacgg aaaatttgcGTACTGCTGCTGGCATTGGTGTAGCATTTAAATTGGCTGAACGTGCTCGTATAGAATTAAACTATTGTGTACCTTTGCGCAAATGTGCGGGTGATAGAGTGGAAAATGGTTTTCAATTTGGTATTGGCTATGAATTTGTTTAA